In uncultured Cohaesibacter sp., a genomic segment contains:
- a CDS encoding TetR/AcrR family transcriptional regulator yields the protein MAGVQEAKRLETGRRLLEAAVSLMQEEGLKALQIRAIAAKAGYSVGSVYKHYPDVDALIIAVNSLTLDQIRQRMVEAIRVPGTPLERLKILARSYLHFAVELPNLWRGLFDHHLPGNTSIPEEHRAQNVKLLDLIGQEIAALNPQLGPEMLSVRSRTCFAAVHGMVSFSMEGRFIGLKSEQLEQELDFLVERLALQAG from the coding sequence ATGGCGGGCGTACAAGAAGCCAAAAGGCTGGAGACGGGGCGGCGGCTACTGGAGGCGGCTGTGTCTCTGATGCAGGAGGAAGGGCTGAAGGCCTTGCAGATCCGGGCGATTGCGGCCAAGGCAGGATATTCGGTCGGGTCCGTTTACAAGCACTATCCCGACGTGGATGCGCTCATCATTGCGGTGAACAGTCTGACGCTCGACCAGATACGGCAGCGAATGGTCGAGGCCATCCGAGTGCCGGGGACGCCCCTTGAGCGGTTGAAAATTCTGGCCCGCAGCTATTTGCATTTCGCGGTTGAACTGCCGAACCTCTGGCGTGGACTGTTTGATCATCATCTTCCCGGCAATACGAGCATTCCCGAAGAGCATCGGGCGCAGAATGTCAAACTGCTGGACCTGATCGGGCAGGAAATCGCGGCGCTCAATCCGCAGCTTGGCCCCGAGATGCTGTCTGTTCGCAGCAGAACCTGCTTTGCTGCCGTGCACGGGATGGTGAGTTTCAGCATGGAAGGACGCTTTATCGGTCTGAAGAGTGAACAACTGGAGCAGGAGCTGGATTTTCTGGTCGAAAGGCTGGCACTTCAGGCTGGCTGA
- a CDS encoding acyl-[ACP]--phospholipid O-acyltransferase, translating into MSQSLMKNRRFAPLFWTQFLSAFNDNFLKNALVFLILFRVSDGSATLISLAGGIFIAPFLFLSALGGQIADRHDKASVARKLKLAEAGAAVLAVGGMTLHSIPVLFVALFLFGLISALFSPIKYGLLPDHLEPSELPAANAWVEAGTFLAILGGTIGAGLLFTQGAATTIFGPVMILLAIACYGFSRFIPATGIAAPDLTIDRNILKSTRNILRDLYREDRLFKAAAMNSWFWLTGAIIMSILPILVKDILGGGELAVTFFLTVFALSIGIGSSLAAWLSSGRVNLLPALIGTALIGILCYDLYTVLDGLPTFVPVESLSDFVVRQGVLHVAFDLAGLAIAGALLVVPTFTALQTWAKPERRARTIAGANALGAAVMVVGSLLLAIAQNFGASVANVMLALSSLNALALLVMIRLTPTSPFRDLVSIIYRGFFRMEIKGLENLEKAGEAPILALNHVSYLDAAAALTLTDKAPTFAIDYQIARIWWVRPFLKLANALPINPAKPMATRSLIKVVESGEPMVIFPEGRLTVTGSLMKVYDGAAMVADKTGAKVVPIRIDGLERTPFSYLNPNQIRKSLFPKLRITILEPRSLSVDAALKGRKRRVAAGTKLYEIMSDLMFHTSMNETATIVERVIETAHERGVSSLALQDPVSGTLSYKKLLTGTNVLARKFSHLLATESTVGVMLPNANGTVITTLALMSAGKVPAMINFSAGSQNVLSACQTAKVTKVLTSRAFVTQAKLDGLVVEIGKEIEFIWLEDIRAGISILEKIRGYLGRNRPLTRRSIDDVAVILFTSGSEGRPKGVVLSHRNILANATQAAARIDFTPTDKLFNVLPMFHSFGLTAGTILPLVSGVPVYLYPSPLHYRIVPELIYASNATILFGTDTFLSGYARTAHAYDFRSLRYCFAGAEPVKTSTQLTYMQRFGLRILEGYGVTEAAPVIAINTPMFNKAGSVGKFMPGIEYRLEPVPGIDNGKRLSIAGPNIMMGYLLHDHPGQLVPLEGGWHDTGDIVDIDDEGFVTIKGRSKRFAKIGGEMVSLAAVEELAGELWPGTLSAVASVKDDRKGEKLVLITERPDATRTEFLDFAKQRGAQDLMIPADVRVVAKVPVLGSGKLDFAAISKRVEELEQEKAT; encoded by the coding sequence ATGTCACAGTCATTGATGAAAAACCGGCGGTTCGCCCCTTTGTTCTGGACGCAGTTCCTGTCCGCCTTCAACGATAACTTCCTCAAGAATGCTCTGGTTTTCCTGATCCTGTTCCGGGTATCGGACGGCTCAGCCACGCTCATTTCGCTGGCAGGCGGCATCTTCATTGCCCCATTCCTGTTCCTGTCTGCTCTCGGGGGCCAGATCGCAGACCGCCATGACAAGGCTTCCGTTGCGCGAAAATTAAAGCTGGCCGAAGCCGGGGCTGCCGTGTTGGCTGTTGGCGGAATGACCCTGCATTCAATCCCGGTTCTGTTTGTAGCCCTGTTTCTGTTCGGCCTGATTTCCGCGCTGTTCAGTCCGATCAAATACGGCCTGCTGCCCGACCATCTGGAGCCTTCCGAGTTGCCCGCCGCCAACGCCTGGGTCGAGGCTGGTACATTTCTGGCCATTCTTGGCGGTACCATCGGCGCGGGCCTGCTGTTCACACAAGGCGCAGCAACCACGATTTTCGGCCCGGTAATGATCCTTCTGGCGATTGCTTGCTACGGTTTCAGCCGCTTCATCCCGGCCACAGGAATCGCAGCCCCCGATCTCACGATCGATCGCAACATTCTGAAGTCGACCCGCAATATCCTGCGCGACCTCTACCGTGAGGACCGCCTGTTCAAGGCGGCTGCAATGAATAGCTGGTTCTGGCTGACGGGTGCCATCATCATGTCGATCCTGCCCATATTGGTAAAAGACATTCTTGGCGGCGGCGAGCTGGCCGTGACCTTCTTTCTGACCGTCTTTGCCCTGTCCATCGGCATAGGGTCGTCGCTTGCGGCCTGGTTGAGCTCGGGTCGGGTCAATCTTCTGCCCGCCCTCATCGGCACCGCCCTCATCGGCATCCTCTGCTATGATCTCTACACCGTGCTCGATGGCCTGCCGACCTTTGTGCCCGTGGAAAGCCTGAGCGATTTTGTTGTCCGGCAAGGCGTCCTCCACGTGGCGTTCGATCTTGCAGGCCTTGCAATCGCCGGGGCGCTGCTGGTGGTGCCCACCTTTACTGCGCTTCAGACATGGGCCAAGCCTGAGCGCCGCGCCCGCACCATTGCCGGAGCCAATGCACTTGGCGCGGCCGTGATGGTTGTCGGCTCGCTGTTGCTTGCCATCGCCCAGAATTTTGGCGCTTCGGTTGCCAATGTCATGCTGGCGCTGAGTAGCCTCAACGCACTGGCCCTGCTCGTGATGATCAGGCTGACACCAACCAGCCCCTTCCGCGACCTTGTCTCGATCATCTACCGCGGCTTCTTCCGCATGGAGATCAAGGGCCTTGAGAATCTCGAGAAGGCAGGCGAAGCTCCGATCCTCGCCCTCAATCACGTCAGCTATCTGGACGCAGCAGCAGCACTGACCCTCACCGACAAGGCCCCGACCTTCGCCATCGACTATCAGATTGCCAGGATCTGGTGGGTACGTCCCTTCCTCAAGCTTGCCAATGCCCTGCCGATCAACCCGGCCAAACCGATGGCGACACGGTCCCTGATCAAGGTGGTCGAATCCGGTGAACCCATGGTGATTTTCCCTGAAGGCCGTCTCACCGTCACCGGTTCCCTTATGAAGGTCTACGACGGGGCTGCGATGGTTGCCGACAAGACCGGAGCAAAGGTCGTTCCGATCCGCATCGATGGGCTGGAACGCACCCCCTTCTCCTATCTCAACCCCAACCAGATCCGCAAAAGCCTCTTTCCCAAGCTCAGGATCACCATTCTTGAACCTCGCAGCCTTTCGGTCGACGCAGCCCTCAAAGGCAGGAAGCGCCGCGTGGCGGCTGGTACGAAGCTGTACGAGATCATGTCAGACCTGATGTTCCACACGTCGATGAATGAAACCGCCACGATTGTCGAGCGGGTCATCGAAACAGCACACGAACGGGGGGTGTCCAGCCTAGCCCTGCAGGATCCGGTCAGCGGCACCCTCTCCTACAAGAAGCTGCTGACGGGAACCAATGTTCTGGCGAGAAAATTCTCTCACCTTCTGGCAACGGAAAGTACGGTCGGCGTGATGCTGCCCAACGCCAATGGCACGGTCATCACCACCCTTGCCCTCATGTCTGCAGGCAAGGTGCCCGCCATGATCAACTTCTCCGCCGGTAGCCAGAATGTGCTCTCGGCCTGCCAGACCGCCAAAGTCACCAAGGTGCTGACCTCCCGCGCCTTCGTCACGCAGGCCAAGCTCGACGGTCTGGTTGTGGAAATCGGCAAGGAAATCGAGTTCATCTGGCTCGAAGACATCCGTGCTGGCATTTCCATCCTTGAAAAGATCCGCGGCTATCTGGGCCGCAATCGCCCGCTGACCAGACGCTCCATCGACGATGTGGCCGTCATCCTGTTCACCTCCGGCTCCGAGGGGCGTCCCAAGGGCGTGGTGCTCAGCCACCGCAACATACTGGCCAATGCCACCCAGGCCGCCGCGCGCATCGACTTCACGCCGACCGACAAATTGTTCAACGTGCTGCCGATGTTCCATTCCTTCGGGCTGACCGCTGGCACCATTCTGCCTCTGGTCTCGGGCGTTCCGGTCTATCTCTACCCCTCGCCCCTGCACTATCGCATCGTGCCCGAACTCATCTATGCATCGAACGCAACGATCCTGTTCGGCACGGACACATTCCTGTCCGGCTATGCCCGCACCGCCCATGCCTATGACTTCCGTTCGCTGCGCTATTGCTTTGCCGGTGCAGAGCCAGTCAAGACCTCAACCCAGCTCACCTATATGCAGCGCTTTGGCCTGCGCATACTGGAAGGCTATGGTGTGACCGAAGCGGCTCCCGTCATCGCCATCAATACGCCGATGTTCAACAAGGCCGGCTCCGTTGGCAAATTCATGCCCGGCATTGAATACCGGCTTGAGCCGGTGCCGGGCATCGACAACGGCAAACGCCTGAGCATTGCAGGGCCGAATATCATGATGGGCTATCTGCTGCATGACCACCCCGGCCAACTGGTACCGCTCGAAGGCGGCTGGCACGATACCGGCGATATCGTGGATATCGATGACGAGGGGTTTGTCACGATCAAGGGACGCTCCAAACGCTTTGCCAAGATCGGCGGAGAGATGGTCTCGCTGGCAGCGGTCGAGGAACTGGCCGGTGAATTGTGGCCCGGAACCCTGTCTGCCGTTGCCAGTGTCAAGGATGATCGCAAGGGTGAAAAGCTGGTGCTGATCACTGAGCGACCAGACGCCACACGAACAGAGTTTCTCGATTTTGCCAAACAGAGAGGCGCACAGGACCTGATGATCCCCGCCGACGTCAGGGTGGTAGCCAAGGTTCCGGTTCTGGGATCGGGCAAACTCGACTTCGCAGCCATCAGCAAGCGCGTTGAAGAGCTCGAGCAGGAAAAGGCCACCTGA
- a CDS encoding YiaA/YiaB family inner membrane protein has product MQTNSIKHSESWHNVTMTSFAIAMMAGGIDFLEASVSAKGFYAMAAIMLVHTSITLTKTPREEEEEADKLRNRIDDAKTEKLRVNAGPSD; this is encoded by the coding sequence ATGCAGACCAACAGCATCAAGCATTCGGAAAGCTGGCACAACGTCACCATGACATCCTTTGCTATCGCAATGATGGCAGGAGGCATCGACTTCCTCGAAGCCAGCGTCTCGGCCAAAGGCTTTTATGCAATGGCAGCCATCATGCTCGTCCATACCTCCATCACCCTGACCAAGACCCCGAGAGAAGAGGAGGAGGAGGCGGACAAGCTGCGCAACCGGATAGATGACGCCAAAACCGAAAAACTGCGGGTGAATGCAGGCCCGTCCGATTGA
- a CDS encoding glucan biosynthesis protein D → MTLSRRTLLRNTALVASFATMPFSLRYSLAAEDTQSFSYEALIDRARAMAGVAYEAPYRPRPEIVQQIDYEQHGKLKFKPQRSLFSGSPDTEGAAAYPLEFFHLGQYFTKRVKMHLVEGDKARLIAYNPDLFEMPEDSPARQLPSDAGFAGFRLQEWHEADDWDHQDWVAFLGASYFRAIGAAGQYGLSARGALINAAVPSSGEEFPDFTEFYIAEQSDPNAPVVVCALLDGPSITGAYRFKLWRGLDRDKGVTMEVEAALFLRKDIERLGLMPLTSMFWYGEYGRERLKDWRPEVHDSDGLAMWTGSGERIWRPLNNPSSMRISAFSDDNPQGFGLLQRDRNFDHFRDGVMYDRRPCLWVEPLSPLGKGAVQLLEIPTDDEIHDNIGAYWVPADPAIAGNSYSLHYKLHWLNTEPYEATNVAQTIATRIGRGGQPGKPRPANVYKFAVEFDRPPVMTQIPYGVFPDVNVTTSAGTVSRAFCEPVPNGNVWRASFDLEIMPGDLADLRMYMSLDGKPLTETWLYQFSPDFVVF, encoded by the coding sequence ATGACACTCAGTCGACGAACCCTGCTGCGCAACACCGCTCTGGTTGCCAGCTTTGCCACCATGCCATTCAGCCTGCGTTATAGTCTGGCAGCTGAAGACACTCAGTCCTTTTCCTATGAAGCTCTGATCGACCGCGCGCGCGCCATGGCCGGGGTCGCCTATGAAGCACCCTATCGCCCGCGACCGGAAATCGTTCAGCAGATCGACTATGAGCAGCATGGCAAGCTGAAGTTCAAGCCCCAGCGCTCGCTGTTTTCCGGAAGCCCGGATACCGAGGGGGCAGCAGCCTATCCGCTGGAGTTCTTCCATCTTGGGCAGTATTTCACCAAGCGGGTCAAGATGCATCTGGTTGAGGGCGACAAGGCGCGGCTGATCGCCTATAACCCGGATCTGTTCGAGATGCCGGAAGACAGTCCCGCCCGCCAGTTGCCATCCGATGCGGGTTTCGCCGGTTTTCGGCTGCAGGAATGGCATGAGGCCGACGACTGGGATCATCAGGACTGGGTCGCCTTCCTTGGGGCATCCTATTTCCGTGCCATCGGGGCTGCGGGACAATATGGCCTCTCTGCCCGTGGCGCCCTGATCAACGCGGCAGTTCCTTCAAGCGGTGAGGAGTTTCCTGATTTCACCGAATTCTACATCGCGGAGCAATCGGACCCCAATGCCCCGGTCGTGGTGTGTGCGCTTCTTGATGGCCCCAGCATCACCGGCGCCTATCGGTTCAAACTCTGGCGCGGTCTTGACCGTGACAAGGGGGTGACGATGGAAGTGGAGGCCGCGCTTTTCCTGCGCAAGGATATCGAGCGCCTCGGCCTTATGCCCCTGACATCGATGTTCTGGTATGGCGAGTATGGCCGCGAGCGGCTGAAGGACTGGCGTCCGGAAGTTCATGATTCCGACGGCCTTGCCATGTGGACCGGCTCGGGTGAACGCATCTGGCGTCCGCTCAACAACCCGTCTTCGATGCGCATCTCGGCATTCTCGGATGACAATCCTCAAGGCTTTGGCCTGTTGCAGCGGGATCGCAATTTTGATCATTTCCGTGATGGCGTCATGTACGACCGTCGTCCCTGCCTGTGGGTCGAACCTCTGAGCCCTCTGGGCAAGGGAGCCGTGCAGCTGCTCGAAATCCCGACCGACGACGAGATTCACGACAATATCGGAGCCTATTGGGTTCCTGCCGATCCGGCTATTGCCGGCAACAGCTACAGCCTGCATTACAAGCTGCATTGGCTCAACACTGAGCCCTATGAGGCAACCAATGTTGCCCAGACAATCGCAACCCGCATCGGGCGTGGTGGCCAGCCCGGAAAGCCGCGCCCGGCCAACGTCTATAAGTTTGCCGTAGAATTTGACCGGCCGCCAGTGATGACCCAGATTCCATACGGGGTATTCCCCGATGTCAATGTGACCACCAGCGCAGGCACGGTAAGCCGGGCCTTCTGCGAGCCGGTGCCAAACGGCAATGTCTGGCGCGCCAGTTTCGATCTGGAAATCATGCCTGGTGACCTCGCCGATCTGAGGATGTACATGTCCCTGGACGGCAAGCCCCTGACAGAAACCTGGCTCTACCAGTTTTCGCCGGATTTCGTGGTCTTCTGA
- a CDS encoding YafY family protein: MRASRLINILTTLQASGHATATRLAEENEVSLRTIYRDIDALAAAGIPVYSERGPEGGYRLLDGYRVRLNGMSPEEAEALVFSGMSGPAAILGLGSILAAAQNKLVVALPESLRKGAEEMRQRFHLDASAWFDEPEEPPFIREIAEAVWRSLVIRMSYRSWYAEKARISRPIGLILKNGAWYMAALTEGSVRTYRVSRIQTLEVTTESFTRPSDFDLASYWQENAKRLEREMYPALATVRVSERGFHILKGISPAYGRAHMKVSDPDANGWRTVTLPSGTTEQAIYEFLRLGREVEVLEPLELRKAMADVARDMVALYER; encoded by the coding sequence ATGCGCGCCAGCCGCCTCATCAATATTCTGACCACGCTTCAAGCCTCAGGCCACGCCACAGCCACGCGGCTTGCCGAGGAAAACGAGGTTTCTCTCAGAACCATCTATCGTGACATTGATGCGCTGGCAGCTGCGGGCATTCCTGTCTATAGCGAGCGCGGCCCCGAAGGGGGCTACAGATTGCTCGATGGCTATCGCGTCCGCCTCAATGGCATGTCGCCAGAGGAAGCCGAGGCACTGGTCTTTTCCGGCATGTCCGGTCCTGCCGCCATTCTCGGGCTTGGGTCCATTTTGGCTGCCGCGCAAAACAAGCTTGTTGTGGCCTTGCCGGAAAGCCTGCGCAAGGGAGCCGAGGAAATGCGCCAGCGCTTCCATCTGGATGCATCTGCCTGGTTCGATGAACCCGAGGAGCCGCCCTTTATCCGGGAGATCGCCGAGGCAGTCTGGCGCAGTCTCGTCATTCGCATGAGCTACCGGAGCTGGTACGCAGAGAAAGCCCGCATCTCCCGCCCCATTGGCCTGATCTTGAAAAACGGTGCCTGGTATATGGCTGCGCTGACGGAAGGCTCTGTCAGAACCTACCGCGTCAGCCGCATCCAGACACTGGAGGTGACAACGGAAAGCTTCACCCGTCCGTCCGATTTCGATCTGGCATCCTATTGGCAGGAGAATGCAAAGCGGCTGGAACGGGAAATGTATCCCGCGCTGGCCACGGTGCGGGTTTCCGAACGGGGCTTCCACATCCTCAAAGGCATCAGCCCAGCCTATGGGCGCGCCCATATGAAGGTATCAGACCCGGACGCCAATGGCTGGCGCACCGTCACGCTGCCAAGCGGCACTACGGAACAGGCCATCTATGAGTTCCTGCGTCTTGGTCGCGAGGTGGAGGTGCTGGAACCGTTAGAGTTGCGCAAGGCGATGGCGGATGTGGCGAGGGATATGGTTGCGCTTTATGAGCGCTGA
- a CDS encoding SulP family inorganic anion transporter → MSSKTKHQNASPSFLELFTPKLITVFREGYGLTHLRTDAIAGLTVAIVALPLSMAIAIASGASPAQGIYTAIVGGFFVSLLGGSRFQIGGPAGAFIVLVAATVATHGMEGLLLATFLSGIMLALVGFFRLGAFVKYIPFPVTVGFTAGIAVIIFASQLKELFGLSLAHEPGELLGKLEALWMARTSVTPDAIVVSVGTIAVILGLKKWFPRWPGMLIAVILASLITAALALPIQTIGTKFGGIPSTMPMPNLPALSLSKIIAVLPSAISFTLLGAIESLLSAVVADGMTGRRHRSNCELVAQGVANIFSSCFGGICVTGTIARTATNIRSGAHGPVAGILHSLFLLFFVLVAAPLASFIPLAALAGILAVVAWNMIEKPAIAILLRSGRGEATVLLATFFLTIFRDLTEAIVVGIALGSLLFIQRMSRSTAVTTQTPFMPRDEADHAHPRGDYNEEAAENRDVVVYRISGALFFGATASIGSVLDRIQDQHRALIVDFSAVPFLDSSGANMIEGLAHKAHKQGIALWLTGASHDIRRSFIRHGIRKPLVRYAATIDQALKAAERAS, encoded by the coding sequence GTGAGTTCCAAGACAAAGCATCAAAACGCCTCGCCAAGCTTTCTGGAGCTGTTCACTCCAAAGCTCATCACCGTTTTTCGGGAAGGCTACGGCCTGACGCATCTGAGAACCGATGCCATTGCCGGATTGACGGTTGCCATCGTCGCCCTCCCCCTGTCCATGGCAATAGCAATCGCTTCGGGAGCGTCCCCAGCCCAAGGTATCTACACGGCCATTGTGGGGGGCTTTTTTGTTTCCCTGCTTGGCGGGTCACGGTTCCAGATTGGCGGCCCCGCCGGGGCCTTCATCGTGCTGGTCGCCGCCACCGTCGCCACTCACGGAATGGAAGGGCTGCTGCTGGCCACTTTTCTATCCGGGATCATGCTGGCGCTGGTCGGCTTCTTCCGCCTTGGCGCATTTGTCAAATATATTCCCTTTCCGGTGACCGTAGGATTTACCGCCGGGATCGCCGTCATCATCTTTGCCAGCCAGCTCAAGGAACTCTTCGGCCTGTCCCTGGCCCACGAGCCGGGAGAACTGCTCGGCAAACTTGAGGCACTGTGGATGGCGCGGACCAGCGTGACGCCGGACGCCATTGTCGTATCGGTCGGAACAATCGCCGTGATCCTTGGCCTCAAGAAATGGTTCCCTCGCTGGCCAGGCATGCTGATCGCAGTGATACTGGCGTCCCTGATCACAGCAGCGCTGGCGCTGCCGATTCAGACCATCGGCACGAAATTCGGGGGCATCCCCTCGACAATGCCAATGCCGAACCTTCCTGCCCTGTCATTGAGCAAGATCATCGCGGTCCTTCCTTCCGCCATCTCCTTCACCCTTTTGGGGGCTATTGAATCCCTGCTCTCCGCTGTGGTCGCCGATGGCATGACCGGACGACGCCACCGCTCCAATTGCGAACTGGTGGCCCAGGGTGTTGCCAACATTTTCTCTTCCTGTTTCGGGGGCATCTGCGTGACGGGCACCATCGCCCGAACGGCAACCAACATTCGCTCCGGAGCCCATGGCCCGGTTGCAGGCATTCTCCATTCCCTGTTTCTCCTGTTTTTCGTTCTGGTGGCCGCACCACTTGCCTCCTTCATTCCCCTTGCAGCTCTTGCTGGCATTCTGGCGGTCGTGGCGTGGAACATGATCGAGAAGCCGGCAATCGCCATTCTGCTCCGCTCAGGCAGAGGCGAGGCAACGGTTCTGCTCGCGACCTTTTTCCTCACCATCTTCAGGGACCTCACCGAAGCGATTGTGGTTGGGATCGCGCTTGGCTCTCTGTTGTTCATCCAGCGCATGAGCCGCTCCACGGCCGTGACCACCCAGACACCCTTCATGCCCAGAGACGAGGCAGACCATGCCCATCCGCGCGGGGATTATAACGAGGAAGCAGCAGAGAACCGCGACGTCGTGGTCTACCGGATATCCGGGGCGCTTTTCTTCGGTGCAACCGCGTCGATAGGCTCGGTCCTGGACAGAATTCAGGATCAGCACCGCGCACTGATTGTCGATTTTTCGGCAGTTCCGTTTCTGGATTCAAGCGGCGCCAACATGATCGAAGGGTTGGCTCACAAAGCCCACAAACAGGGCATTGCCTTATGGCTGACAGGAGCCAGCCATGACATCCGGCGGTCTTTCATCCGGCACGGCATCCGCAAACCACTTGTACGATATGCGGCAACCATAGACCAAGCGCTGAAGGCAGCAGAACGGGCAAGCTGA
- a CDS encoding glutathione S-transferase family protein — MTTKTDLTFYHCPQTRSTTTRIILDELGVAYDMHVMNLKAKENRQPDYLKINPLGKVPAIKHGETIITEQIAIAIYLGDLFPEAGLAPAMSEPDRGTYLRWLVYYAACFEPALIDKSQSRDPGPESMAVYGSYDQMVNVLESALSCGPYILGERFSIADLQWGSAMHWTMMFGLLPERPVFTAYRDRIIARPSFQHVLQDDQRLAEAFQTEANAN, encoded by the coding sequence ATGACCACAAAGACAGATCTCACCTTTTATCATTGCCCACAAACGCGCTCGACCACCACACGCATCATCCTTGATGAACTCGGGGTTGCGTATGACATGCACGTGATGAATTTGAAGGCGAAGGAAAACCGTCAGCCCGACTATCTCAAGATCAATCCTCTGGGCAAGGTGCCAGCCATCAAACATGGCGAAACGATCATTACCGAACAGATCGCCATTGCCATCTATCTGGGGGATCTCTTCCCCGAAGCAGGTTTGGCTCCTGCCATGTCCGAGCCGGACCGCGGCACCTATCTGCGCTGGCTGGTCTATTATGCCGCTTGCTTCGAGCCTGCCTTGATTGACAAATCGCAGTCGCGAGACCCCGGTCCGGAATCCATGGCCGTCTATGGCAGCTATGACCAGATGGTCAACGTGCTGGAATCCGCCCTGTCATGCGGTCCCTATATACTGGGAGAGCGCTTCAGCATTGCCGATCTGCAGTGGGGATCCGCCATGCACTGGACAATGATGTTTGGCCTGCTGCCGGAAAGACCGGTTTTCACGGCCTATCGAGACCGCATCATCGCGCGTCCAAGCTTCCAGCATGTCCTGCAGGATGACCAGCGTCTGGCAGAAGCCTTTCAAACTGAGGCGAACGCCAACTGA